The genomic window TTTATACTCCATGATCACGCAACTCTGCTGTTGGTGCTGGCCGGGGCTTagttcccctttctctctcttcttccagCCCctttctgtctttctctctcgctcgtACATTTTTtgacatctttcttcttctcttgccCAATTTGGCGATGCCCATGAAGGGCAAATAGAGTGGGGTTGTTGTTCCTTACTGAGTGAGGGgtgtcgagagagagagaatgggccAGGGGATGAGTTGCACGGTGAGTGGGGGGAGCCATAGTTGGTTCAATGCAGTTCGGGAAGGGGATGTGGAGACGGTCGTGTCCCTTCTGGACAGGGAGCCGCTGCTGCTTCTTCAGGCCACCACCACCTACGACAAGCTCTCCGCCTTACACCTTGCCGCCGCCAATGGTCAGCTGgaggtctctttctctctctctctccctatcttCCTTCGCTGTGACTTGGTTGGAGTTGCGAACTTGGTTCCTGGAATTTTTGGTTCTCTTGTTTTCTTGGTTGGTATTTGGATGGGGACTTGAAGGAATCGGATGTTGTACTTCTGATGTGAATCtttgtttcttgatttttttttgctttcaggTTCTTAGTTTGTTACTGGATCGATCGGTTCATCCGGATGTATTGAATCGTCATAAACAGGTGAGGAATCACGTTCTTATTATTACTGATATTGTCATTGTTATTATTACCATTAATACTTCTTGTTGTAAAGGTTGGTGCTTCCTTTTTCTAGTTTGGTTGATCTGTTGTTCAGGGTAGTTGTGGTATTCTTTTGTGGCTTGATGTATTTGATCGAAAATGGTTCAGACTCCCCTGATGCTGGCTGCAATGCATGGGAAGATCTCCTGCGTTCAGAAGCTGCTAGAAGCGGGCGCAAATGTAAGTGTATTTGTctcaagttttttttctcttgatatTTCCATTATGAAACTGTTTGTCCAATTGTCAGCGTCTTTTCATCTGCTCTTGGTGATGACGGAACAGAGATTGAGACGGAATgctcttttgattttcttttccagaTCTTGAAGTTCGACTCCTCACATGGCAGAACATGCTTGCACCATGCTGCATATTATGGCCATTCAGACTGCCTACAGGCCATTCTTTCTGCTGCCCATTCCACACCCATCGCTGATTCTTGGTAGGTCTCCTGGAAGATCTTTTAGTCCTGATCATGCTTCTCATAATCGGTTCAGTATGAACTGAAAACGGAACACCGatttaaattttgatgcatGTTTTGGCTTCGATTAACGAAGATTTCTCTGCTATGCAGGGGATTTGCAAGGTTTGTTAATGTGAGAGATGGAACTGGAGCCACACCGTTGCACTTGGCTTCTCGGGCTGGAAGGCCTGATTGTGTGCATGTTCTCTTGGACAATGGAGGGCTTGTTTGTGCATCCACTGGCGGCCATGGGTAGATTCCTGAAATGCCCAATTACGGCTTCTGCGCCTGAACTTGTTTTCCTCTTAATAATATTGAACTTTCTTTCGTGTTAATTAGCAGAATTTTGGTCAGTGTTCCAGGTAGTACTCCCTTGCATTTGGCAGCGCGGGGAGGGTGTCTGGACTGTGTTCGTGAGCTGCTTGCTTGGGGAGCAGACCGGCGTCAGCGAGATTCTTCAGGGTATGCTGGCATGGTTTTGTAGTCTCAATTATTTCCTCACAGAGCTTCATTGTTTAAatcattttgttctgttttacTGGCCTGATCTTTGATCTGAAGCAGCCTAAAGTTTGAATGTCATGCTGGTTTCCCTCTAGTTTTGCAGAAGAACATAATTCCATAGGCAAGATtccatgttatttttttttcatttgctattTGCCAAGTGTCCTGCTTCCTGTTACTCTACTCCTTGCGTGCTCTCGATCCTTCACGCGTGCAGCTTGCAAACAGAGAACTAGTTTTAGCAACTCTGGCAGCAATTTCTTaggaaagcaaagaagaaaataagatatACTGATATAACTATGAGATTTTAAGTAGATAAATTCATATCCCAAAGAAGGAACCAACATTCACATAATCTGTGAAATCTTGGACCATGATTCTTGGTTATTCCATTAGGCTAAGGGCATGTTAGCGCATCAGTATTAGGAGCAGATTTTTTTTCCCGTGAACTATGATGGGAGCGAAACTTTGTGAATTTACATAGCGTCTTGATTAAATGAATGTCATTTGAATGGCCAACTTTGACGTTTATACGCAGGAGGATGCCATATGCTGTAGCACTGAAGTATAGACATGAAGCATGTGCAGCATTGCTGAATCCCAACTCTGCTGAGCCACTTTATTGGCCATCACCCTTGAAGTTCATCAGTGAACTTGATCCAGGTGCCAAAGTCCTTTTGGAGAGAGCTCTCACGGAGGCTAACAGAGCAAGGGAGAGGGACATCCTAAAGGGGGCTGCTGATTCATCACTGTCTTCTTGCCAATCAGACATCTCTGCGGAGGATAATATTTCggaggtttctctctctctctctctctctctctctctctgtgtgtgtgtgtgtgtgtgtggttatAGAAACTCTATGTTGATCCTTTTGCGAGAAAATCTTAATTAGAACTTTCTTGTGCTTTGGACGCTTTGTTCCTCTTTCACTCATGCAagttgttttgtttcttttgaattttccACAGGTTAGCGATTCTGAGCTCTGTTGCATCTGCTTCGATCAGGTCTGCACTATTGAGGTTCAAGACTGCGGACATCAGATGTGTGCCCACTGCACGTTAGCCCTCTGTTGTCACAGTAAACCAAACCCTGTTACATCCTGCTCGGCCGCACCCACCTGCCCCTTTTGCCGCAGCACCATTGTGCAGCTTGTAGTTGCCAAGCCCAAAATCGATGATGGGGAAAACGATGGCACGTCCAAAAGTCAAAGGTCTAGACAATTGAGGAGTTTAAGCGAAGGAAGCAGCAGCTTCAAAGGCATATCTGCAGTGGGTTCATTTGGAAAAACTGGCACTCTCACTTCTGGTAGGATTGCAGATGGCAGTGAGTTGGCGGATAAGCCTTGATGGAAGACGCACCATTTCCACTTATTTTTGCATGAAAAGAGGCCCTGCTGTTTGCTGACCTGCGGAGTTCTCCGTCCCCCAGAGTTCAGTTTTTTGTGCTGGATGCAAATGCTGGAGGATCTGCTAAATAAGCCAAGTTGGTGGCAGAGTTTAGTTCTTCGTGAGCCTTCGTAAGTTCGGCCTATGAAGAAGGAAATACATGAAGCTAGCAGGTATTTTTTTTGTCCGCTAATCTGAAACTTCCGTTTCAAAATCTCCTCAGTTGCCTAAATCCGAAAAGCATTGTCCAGCGGCAGTATTGTTGTATTCTGTGCATATCCGCTTGTCCACGCGCATGCACCTGCAAGCGTGCGTGGGCGTGCTCGTGTATTTCTCATGCCTGCGCTCTGCAAATAGTATATATGCTTGTATATCCGTATGTTGAGCAATGAGCAAAAGCCATTAAAGAAGGCCATGTAAAAAAACTTGGTCTCGGTTCTCTTGATTGTGAATCTGAGTTTGCTTCTGATCGTAACAAAGATTGCAGTTCACCCttaatcacaaaatcaaaagatttcagttctctttctcaaaaaaaaaaaaaaaaaaaaaattacagaggTTAAGATAGCTGAATAGACAGATGCGCCGAAAGAACTCGACGTACAGCAGCAGTTGCTTCAGAGAGGTTTAATTGTTTGTTGAACAGTTGACGTGATGAGGGAGAAGGAAAGCAGCAGTTACCATGATGCAGACGAATGAATGATCGTACCTAACGTCTCTCCTGACTCCATGTGGAGTGCGTCTCCTTCgcctgatgatgatgatgattgacGACGACGcgcgccctctctctctctcttctctcttttgcttctttttattGGTGGTGGGACGATGGGGAGAGGAAGGAAACCGGAAAATCGATGGCGTCCCTTCACCATCACCCTCGGAACCTGCGCTGGCTTCATCCTCTTCTTGCCACCTTCTCTGTGGGCCCCACGGGCGAAACCAAAAATCTCAGTCCTTTTAGCCAATCCAAAGCGATGTTTCCCCCCCACTGTGGGGCCCACCGGCCTTACTAAGGCACCTTCTCTCGCTCAACGCGATTGGCCAGTGGCTTCCATTGGTGGGTCCCTTCCCTATCCTTCGCTCGCTTGCTGGGTCCCAGGTCTCTTCGGGCCCTCACGTAACggttttttccccttttttttggtttatattATAACGTTTTTTTGTAGTTTATAAATAAAAGCCCAgctttaaataaaataaggagAGCTTTCTTTCTCCCGTTCTTTATAGTAGTATATCTTTCAGTTTACGCGGTTAAATATAAAGGTTTTTACAATGATGCTCTGTTCGAAGGATAATTGAACGTAAAAGTGCGGACCCAGTTTGTGTTTCGAAACCATTAAATCCGTTTTCTAAGTTCGAATACTTTGCATCAAGCCCTCACATGGTAGCTTTCGCTTACCTAAACTGTGATTTGATGGTCGGCCGGTGACAATAAATTGTTGTGTtgcaaattttatttatatgatAGAAACAATCCCCTAAGTTTGATGGCACCATCAAGATCATAATTATGATGCGCTGCATAGGTAGGATTAGAGCAGCCCGTGCCCGACCATGTCCACAACTTAAGGCTCTGAGCTTCACACGTCTTATTTCATGGGCCAACCAATGACTTCACTATAAGCCAACACTTGGCCTTGATAGAATCCATATAAAAAAACCTCaatagggatgttaatggatcagattcagatttaatgcATTTATTATTACAGCATTGAACATATACTAATGTGACTCAAAAGTTTAGGTAACAGAACAATGTATTTCAACCCAACAATTTAATTCGCTGTGATTCAAGCAGACTATGACAACATTGTTCCTATCCTGTAGTgaggtttgaactttgaattcaTCGCCAGGTACGTCTACTAAGTAAAGAACGTCCACAGTGAAGAAAAGGCAGGGAGCCTATCTCCCGCATCGCTCATCGGAAAGAACGTCCACAGCAGTTACATGGTCTGTATGATTAAAGCGAAGAGTAAATTGGAACAGAATCTGAACTGCCTATGGAAACTTTTCGTTTCggcatttaagaaaaaatggcaGCACActgaacaagaaagaaaatcgtGTCTTTGGAAACATGTGTACAAGTGTGTGGTTTTCTTTGGATTCTCAGTCTCTAAGTGAGAAGCCAATTCAATCAAACGCGATTATTTGCGGCACAATAGCTTGAGCTTCTTCCTGGGACGTGGTATTCCAAATGTAAAAAAATGACGATAGAGGATTTACGAAAAACCAGCTTCATCACGTCCAGTCGTCTTCTTCCATTATCTCATTTCTGTTAGCATTAAAAATGGCCCAGATCTAGTGGGAGAGCTTTGTCATCTTTGGATCCAAGACGGCCTCCAATATGTTTAGATTTCCTAGATTCAGATTGCACGCAGCCCGTTGACAAAAGATCTGGTGATTTATTATTTACTGTTTGTGGTTGGTGGTAGCATCACTTCTAgctgaaaaaaaattatcgatTTTGGTACATCGACAGTGGGAGGCTGGAAGAAAgaatctcttgtttttcttggatTTACTGTTCCACTTGCCAAGCTACTAACCAAGAGCTCCAAGAAGTTGCCATCTCCTCGAGACGAACGAGAAAGATATGTTGAATAACTGAGCAACTGGCTGCCCATTATTGATCGCGTAACCATAGTTTCTTTGCCCCTGTTTCACCTGCTAAGCGATTGCGCTTGAACTACTAAATGTGGTTTCAGTTGCAGCTACATTAGCATGGACCTCAGCTGCATAGCCAAATTGGTCGGGCTAGGAGAATTTAAGCAGCGGATCTCCAGTTCGATCTCGATAGATGCTATGTCCTTGAACTAAAAAATGGGATGGAAGCACAGCGCTGATGTACATTGGACACAGACAGCAACTCAGCTAATGACCTACGAGGGAGGGTTCACTTTCAAACTCTTTTTTGGGTAGTGGATCACATAAATCCTCTCACTCACCTTGAACtaaattttcatgaatatctaagtttcttttcaaaatgtaagaagaAAATCAGTAGTAATCAAGTCACCTTTGTCAGGTCCAACTTGCAATTGTCTTCTTATTgtgagaggaaaaaaaaaatccacaagaaaaaaataaataaattggtGGTGTGAAGTCTCTTTTTTGTTTGCCAAATTCTTTCAACGCCATATGCCAATTGAACAACACATTTAACCGTCGCAGTTCTAAAAAGATAACATCAAAGGATCTGTTAAATGGATTAAGAAATGACCTTTCCAGTTAGGCGCCTAcagagattttcaaaatacatcattcatcattgtcatcatcatgatgatcatcctctctctctctctctctctctctctctctctttttgtgatGAAACGAattgtttcagtttttttctttgttccttcCTTTTGTGTGTTCTTCAAGGTAGACAATGTAAATTCTGTGGTCTTCACCAAAAGTCTGTAGAGAAGGAT from Nymphaea colorata isolate Beijing-Zhang1983 chromosome 6, ASM883128v2, whole genome shotgun sequence includes these protein-coding regions:
- the LOC116256855 gene encoding E3 ubiquitin-protein ligase XB3-like isoform X1, translating into MGQGMSCTVSGGSHSWFNAVREGDVETVVSLLDREPLLLLQATTTYDKLSALHLAAANGQLEVLSLLLDRSVHPDVLNRHKQTPLMLAAMHGKISCVQKLLEAGANILKFDSSHGRTCLHHAAYYGHSDCLQAILSAAHSTPIADSWGFARFVNVRDGTGATPLHLASRAGRPDCVHVLLDNGGLVCASTGGHGILVSVPGSTPLHLAARGGCLDCVRELLAWGADRRQRDSSGRMPYAVALKYRHEACAALLNPNSAEPLYWPSPLKFISELDPGAKVLLERALTEANRARERDILKGAADSSLSSCQSDISAEDNISEVSDSELCCICFDQVCTIEVQDCGHQMCAHCTLALCCHSKPNPVTSCSAAPTCPFCRSTIVQLVVAKPKIDDGENDGTSKSQRSRQLRSLSEGSSSFKGISAVGSFGKTGTLTSGRIADGSELADKP
- the LOC116256855 gene encoding E3 ubiquitin-protein ligase XB3-like isoform X2; this translates as MGQGMSCTVSGGSHSWFNAVREGDVETVVSLLDREPLLLLQATTTYDKLSALHLAAANGQLEVLSLLLDRSVHPDVLNRHKQTPLMLAAMHGKISCVQKLLEAGANILKFDSSHGRTCLHHAAYYGHSDCLQAILSAAHSTPIADSWGFARFVNVRDGTGATPLHLASRAGRPDCVHVLLDNGGLVCASTGGHGVPGSTPLHLAARGGCLDCVRELLAWGADRRQRDSSGRMPYAVALKYRHEACAALLNPNSAEPLYWPSPLKFISELDPGAKVLLERALTEANRARERDILKGAADSSLSSCQSDISAEDNISEVSDSELCCICFDQVCTIEVQDCGHQMCAHCTLALCCHSKPNPVTSCSAAPTCPFCRSTIVQLVVAKPKIDDGENDGTSKSQRSRQLRSLSEGSSSFKGISAVGSFGKTGTLTSGRIADGSELADKP